A portion of the Streptomyces erythrochromogenes genome contains these proteins:
- a CDS encoding glycosyltransferase family 2 protein, translating to MPKLSVVVPFYNVQTYAPDALKSLELNAREDFEFLLVDDCSTDGTPDLLERAAGELPGAVHLRHASNGGLATARNTGLDAARGEYLAFLDGDDWLAPGHLARTLAAIESLNCDFIRTDHVRCTGRTRSVQRVPFGPQSVVADPRGAILPADRATSVDYPYAWAGMYHRRLLDRGLLHFTDGLRTAEDRPWIWRLHREAESFAAVGLPGIFYRRGVSTSLTQIKDERQLDFIRAFDEVLAGVAADRESDLLLPKSVRTYCAIIAHHFGSIERYEPAVAKKLRLMSAAALGRMPQDVLGQVLDSMDAERSALLRRLRGGRRTPSGATV from the coding sequence GTGCCCAAGCTCTCTGTTGTCGTGCCGTTCTACAACGTGCAGACATACGCACCGGACGCCTTGAAGAGTCTCGAACTGAACGCCCGGGAGGATTTCGAGTTCCTGCTCGTCGACGACTGCTCGACGGACGGGACGCCCGACCTGCTGGAACGCGCGGCGGGCGAGCTGCCCGGGGCGGTGCACCTCAGACACGCAAGCAACGGCGGCCTGGCGACCGCACGGAACACCGGGCTGGACGCGGCCCGCGGCGAGTACCTCGCCTTCCTGGACGGGGACGACTGGCTGGCCCCCGGCCACCTGGCCCGAACGCTGGCCGCCATAGAGTCCCTGAACTGCGATTTCATCCGCACCGACCATGTGCGGTGCACCGGCCGGACGCGGAGCGTGCAGCGCGTGCCCTTCGGCCCGCAGTCCGTCGTCGCCGATCCGCGCGGCGCGATCCTGCCCGCCGACCGGGCGACCTCGGTGGACTACCCGTACGCCTGGGCCGGGATGTACCACCGGCGGCTGCTGGACCGCGGCCTGCTGCACTTCACCGACGGGCTGCGCACGGCGGAGGACCGGCCGTGGATCTGGCGGCTGCACCGCGAGGCCGAGTCCTTCGCGGCGGTCGGACTGCCCGGGATCTTCTACCGGCGCGGTGTTTCCACGTCGTTGACGCAGATCAAGGACGAACGGCAGCTCGATTTCATCCGGGCATTCGACGAGGTCCTCGCCGGCGTCGCCGCCGACCGGGAATCCGATCTGCTTCTCCCGAAATCCGTACGAACGTACTGCGCAATTATCGCGCACCATTTCGGATCCATCGAAAGGTACGAACCGGCCGTGGCCAAGAAACTCCGCCTCATGAGCGCGGCCGCGCTCGGCCGCATGCCCCAGGACGTGCTGGGCCAGGTCCTGGACTCGATGGACGCCGAACGCTCCGCGCTCCTGCGCCGGCTGCGCGGCGGCCGCCGCACCCCGTCGGGGGCGACCGTCTGA
- a CDS encoding DUF6716 putative glycosyltransferase, producing the protein MPERKRVAVLADSDTRWKWGATTARRLVPDHQLTGYLLRGRATPTARQLGEVGVRADRLAEVTCAEFLAEIERERYDVVVLALVGGAVQAVVHGARALWPTPARRPVLVTGYVGVVYEKLADGLLLRHGADLVLANSRHDAERFRAVYEGVGADAGAVTETALPFLGGAPYEPAGSRAHTVVFAVQPSVPDSRADRAYLLERAAGHARKHPDREVLIKLRSKPGEHTTHLEEQPYQRLAEKIPGGLPANCRLVYGNMGEVLDGTDLLVTVSSTAALESLHRSIPTAVLTDLGIREALGNHHFLGSGCLASWDQLDAGLLPEGDPVWLAAQGVRTPGAPNPADAGPAYAGPAGGPASAVPGAAAGGDAYAVARAKVAGLLAATRLPSPAPYYTLTTAPGYLPGILARHRLAPDGRPLPGAARQEAGESRLRRRLRAHLREVARGAYRHGVQRVAPVIRRLGEL; encoded by the coding sequence GTGCCAGAACGCAAACGCGTCGCCGTACTCGCCGATTCCGACACGAGATGGAAATGGGGCGCAACCACCGCCCGCCGCCTCGTCCCCGACCACCAGCTCACCGGGTACCTGCTGCGCGGCCGTGCCACGCCCACCGCGCGCCAGCTCGGCGAGGTGGGGGTGCGGGCCGACCGGCTGGCCGAGGTGACCTGCGCCGAGTTCCTCGCCGAGATCGAACGCGAGCGCTACGACGTGGTCGTCCTCGCGCTCGTCGGCGGAGCCGTCCAAGCCGTCGTGCACGGGGCCCGCGCCCTGTGGCCGACGCCCGCCAGGCGCCCCGTACTCGTCACCGGATACGTCGGAGTCGTATACGAGAAGCTCGCCGACGGGCTGCTGCTGCGGCACGGGGCCGACCTCGTCCTCGCCAACTCCCGGCACGACGCCGAGCGCTTCCGCGCCGTGTACGAAGGGGTCGGCGCGGACGCCGGCGCCGTCACCGAGACCGCGCTGCCCTTCCTGGGCGGGGCCCCGTACGAGCCGGCCGGGAGCCGCGCCCACACGGTGGTCTTCGCCGTGCAGCCCTCCGTGCCCGACAGCCGCGCCGACCGCGCCTACCTGCTGGAACGGGCGGCCGGCCACGCCCGCAAGCACCCCGACCGGGAGGTGCTGATCAAGCTGCGCAGCAAGCCCGGGGAGCACACCACGCACCTGGAGGAGCAGCCCTACCAGCGGCTCGCCGAGAAGATCCCCGGCGGACTGCCCGCCAACTGCCGACTGGTGTACGGGAACATGGGCGAGGTGCTGGACGGCACCGACCTGCTGGTCACCGTCTCCTCCACGGCCGCCCTGGAGTCCCTGCACCGCTCCATCCCGACGGCGGTCCTCACCGACCTCGGCATCCGCGAGGCCCTCGGCAACCACCACTTCCTGGGCTCCGGCTGCCTGGCCTCCTGGGACCAGCTCGACGCGGGGCTCCTCCCGGAGGGCGACCCGGTCTGGCTGGCCGCCCAGGGCGTACGGACCCCCGGCGCGCCGAACCCGGCAGACGCGGGTCCGGCCTACGCGGGCCCGGCCGGCGGTCCGGCTTCGGCCGTACCCGGCGCCGCCGCGGGCGGCGACGCCTACGCCGTCGCCCGGGCCAAGGTCGCCGGCCTGCTCGCCGCGACCCGGCTGCCCTCGCCCGCTCCCTATTACACGCTCACCACCGCGCCCGGATACCTGCCCGGCATCCTGGCCCGGCACCGCCTCGCCCCCGACGGCCGCCCCCTGCCCGGCGCCGCACGGCAGGAGGCGGGAGAGTCCCGGCTGCGCCGCCGGCTCCGTGCCCACCTGCGCGAGGTGGCCCGCGGGGCGTACCGGCACGGGGTGCAGCGCGTCGCCCCGGTGATCCGCAGGCTGGGGGAGCTGTGA
- a CDS encoding N-acetylneuraminate synthase family protein, which yields MPDPRLRTFGSRTAGPGRPVYVVGEIGINHNGDLGNAFALIDAAAEAGCDAVKFQKRTPEICTPRDQWDIERDTPWGRMTYIDYRHRVEFGEDEYRAIDEHCAKRGIDWFASPWDTEAVAFLEKFDVPAHKVASASLTDDELLRALRATGRTVVLSTGMSTPQQIRHAVEVLGSANILLCHATSTYPAKAEELNLRVIDTLRDEYPNVPIGYSGHETGLQTTLAAVALGATFVERHITLDRAMWGSDQAASVEPGGLTRLVRDIRTIETALGDGVKRVYESELGPMKKLRRVRGELASV from the coding sequence CTGCCCGACCCCCGCCTGCGTACCTTCGGCTCCCGCACCGCGGGCCCCGGCCGCCCCGTCTACGTCGTCGGCGAGATCGGCATCAACCACAACGGCGACCTCGGCAACGCCTTCGCCCTCATCGACGCCGCCGCCGAAGCCGGATGCGACGCCGTGAAGTTCCAGAAGCGCACCCCGGAGATCTGCACCCCGCGCGACCAGTGGGACATCGAACGCGACACCCCGTGGGGCCGCATGACCTACATCGACTACCGCCACCGGGTCGAGTTCGGCGAGGACGAGTACCGCGCCATCGACGAGCACTGCGCCAAGCGCGGCATCGACTGGTTCGCCTCCCCGTGGGACACCGAGGCCGTCGCCTTCCTGGAGAAGTTCGACGTCCCCGCCCACAAGGTGGCCTCCGCCTCCCTCACGGACGACGAACTGCTGCGCGCCCTGCGCGCCACCGGCCGCACCGTCGTCCTCTCCACCGGCATGTCCACCCCGCAGCAGATCCGCCACGCGGTCGAGGTGCTCGGCAGCGCCAACATCCTCCTCTGCCACGCCACTTCGACGTACCCGGCCAAGGCCGAGGAGCTCAACCTGCGGGTGATCGACACCCTGCGCGACGAGTACCCCAACGTCCCGATCGGCTACTCCGGCCACGAGACGGGCCTGCAGACCACGCTGGCCGCCGTCGCCCTCGGCGCCACCTTCGTCGAGCGCCACATCACCCTCGACCGCGCGATGTGGGGCTCCGACCAGGCCGCCTCCGTCGAGCCCGGCGGCCTGACCCGCCTGGTCCGCGACATCCGCACCATCGAGACCGCCCTCGGCGACGGGGTCAAGCGGGTCTACGAGTCCGAGCTCGGCCCCATGAAGAAGCTCCGCCGCGTCCGGGGCGAGCTGGCCTCGGTCTAG
- a CDS encoding ABC transporter permease: MSASTVSTKKAAPAPGARKKLTLPWILLIIAGGLALVSLVRLISGANDLTSVGQVSGALSLAVPIGLAGLGGLWAERAGVVNIGLEGMMILGTWFGAWAGYQWGPWTGVLVGIAGGAVGGLLHAIITVTFNVNHIVSGVAINILALGFTQYLSNFTFAEAPGGSSKQSPQVEPITKITIPGLSDWMADLQGKHWFFVSDLAGVIGGLITEISLLTIVALLLIPATWWVLWRTSFGLRLRSCGENPVAAESLGVNVYKYKYIAVIVSGALAGLGGVYLSEVASPIYQEGQTGGRGYIGLAAMIFGNWMPGGMALGAGLFGFIDSLKLRGGAENVHAMLLLIAILLVIVCVWQLYKKKYIQAGISAAFAALLFVWYATTDAVPSQFVDAAPYLTTLLVLALSAQRLRMPKADGMPYRKGQGK; the protein is encoded by the coding sequence GTGAGCGCCAGCACCGTTTCCACGAAGAAGGCGGCACCCGCGCCGGGCGCCCGCAAGAAGCTCACCCTTCCCTGGATCCTGCTGATCATCGCGGGCGGCCTCGCGCTCGTCTCGCTGGTCCGCCTGATCTCCGGGGCCAACGACCTGACCTCCGTCGGCCAGGTCTCCGGCGCCCTCTCCCTCGCCGTGCCGATCGGCCTCGCCGGCCTCGGCGGTCTGTGGGCCGAGCGCGCGGGCGTCGTCAACATCGGCCTCGAAGGCATGATGATCCTCGGCACCTGGTTCGGTGCCTGGGCCGGCTACCAGTGGGGCCCCTGGACCGGTGTGCTCGTCGGCATCGCCGGCGGCGCCGTCGGCGGCCTGCTGCACGCGATCATCACGGTGACCTTCAACGTCAACCACATCGTCTCGGGTGTGGCCATCAACATCCTGGCGCTGGGCTTCACCCAGTACCTGTCGAACTTCACGTTCGCCGAGGCGCCGGGCGGCTCCTCCAAGCAGTCCCCGCAGGTCGAGCCGATCACCAAGATCACCATTCCGGGGCTCTCGGACTGGATGGCGGACCTCCAGGGCAAGCACTGGTTCTTCGTCTCGGACCTCGCCGGCGTCATCGGCGGCCTGATCACCGAAATCTCGCTGCTGACCATCGTGGCCCTGCTGCTGATCCCCGCCACCTGGTGGGTGCTGTGGCGGACCTCCTTCGGTCTGCGCCTGCGCTCCTGCGGTGAGAACCCGGTCGCCGCCGAGTCCCTCGGCGTCAACGTCTACAAGTACAAGTACATCGCCGTGATCGTCTCGGGCGCCCTCGCGGGCCTCGGCGGCGTGTACCTGTCCGAGGTCGCCAGCCCCATCTACCAGGAAGGCCAGACCGGCGGCCGCGGCTACATCGGTCTCGCCGCGATGATCTTCGGTAACTGGATGCCGGGCGGCATGGCGCTGGGTGCGGGCCTGTTCGGCTTCATCGACAGCCTCAAGCTGCGCGGCGGCGCCGAGAACGTCCACGCGATGCTGCTGCTGATCGCGATCCTGCTGGTCATCGTCTGCGTCTGGCAGCTCTACAAGAAGAAGTACATCCAGGCCGGCATCTCGGCGGCCTTCGCCGCGCTGCTGTTCGTCTGGTACGCCACGACCGACGCGGTGCCGAGCCAGTTCGTCGACGCGGCCCCGTACCTGACCACGCTGCTGGTGCTCGCCCTCTCGGCGCAGCGCCTGCGGATGCCCAAGGCGGACGGCATGCCGTACCGCAAGGGCCAGGGCAAGTGA
- a CDS encoding ABC transporter permease yields MKTFDKDRLMLAIAGPLLALVSAFVLTMIVLAATGINPIEPLRLMVENGGYEDIQVLIVNQAGTYYLAALAVAIGFRMNLFNIGVDGQYRLAAMISAVVGGAIALPGPLHILLIVLVAMLTGAFWAGIAGVLKAKRGVSEVVSTIMLNAIATSLIAWLILPKNLGVQVEGSNDLTTGEIAQSGWFPALSLGDSGEIYGFTFIAFALGVVYWFVLNRTRFGFDLRASGASESAAAASGVDSKKMIITAMLISGAVAGLSGMPVLLGESHTYTLVFPVGVGFTGITIALLGRNNPVGIFFAALLMAFIDKASAGLDTAGYAKEIGTIMKGLIVIAVVVSYELIRRYGIRRQQQKVGEELAAGHAMKTEKEVAA; encoded by the coding sequence ATGAAGACATTCGACAAGGACCGGCTGATGCTCGCCATCGCCGGGCCCCTGCTCGCGCTGGTCAGCGCCTTCGTACTGACCATGATCGTGCTGGCGGCGACGGGCATCAACCCGATCGAGCCGCTGCGCCTCATGGTGGAGAACGGCGGTTACGAGGACATCCAGGTCCTCATCGTCAACCAGGCCGGTACGTACTACCTGGCAGCCCTGGCCGTCGCCATCGGCTTCCGGATGAACCTCTTCAACATCGGTGTCGACGGCCAGTACCGCCTCGCCGCGATGATCTCCGCCGTGGTCGGTGGCGCCATCGCGCTGCCCGGGCCGCTGCACATCCTGCTGATCGTCCTCGTCGCGATGCTCACCGGTGCCTTCTGGGCCGGTATCGCCGGTGTCCTCAAGGCCAAGCGCGGCGTGAGCGAGGTCGTCTCGACGATCATGCTCAACGCCATCGCCACCAGCCTCATCGCCTGGCTGATCCTGCCGAAGAACCTCGGCGTGCAGGTGGAGGGCTCCAACGACCTCACCACCGGTGAGATCGCCCAGTCCGGCTGGTTCCCGGCCCTCTCCCTGGGCGACTCGGGCGAGATCTACGGCTTCACCTTCATCGCCTTCGCCCTCGGCGTCGTCTACTGGTTCGTGCTCAACCGCACCCGCTTCGGCTTCGACCTGCGCGCCAGCGGCGCGAGCGAGTCCGCCGCCGCGGCCTCCGGCGTCGACTCCAAGAAGATGATCATCACTGCGATGCTCATCTCCGGCGCCGTCGCCGGCCTGTCCGGCATGCCCGTGCTGCTCGGCGAGAGCCACACGTACACCCTCGTCTTCCCCGTGGGTGTGGGCTTCACCGGCATCACCATCGCCCTGCTCGGCCGCAACAACCCCGTGGGCATCTTCTTCGCCGCCCTCCTGATGGCCTTCATCGACAAGGCGTCCGCCGGTCTCGACACGGCCGGCTACGCCAAGGAGATCGGCACGATCATGAAGGGTCTGATCGTGATCGCGGTGGTCGTCTCCTACGAGCTGATCCGCCGCTACGGCATCCGCCGCCAGCAGCAGAAGGTCGGCGAGGAGCTGGCTGCGGGCCACGCCATGAAGACCGAGAAGGAGGTCGCGGCGTGA
- a CDS encoding amidohydrolase has product MSRESQPLQPVASDRPELPGKLPDHLRTELIAFRRDLHMHPELGHQEFRTTAAIKARLEKAGLRPRVLKSGTGLICDVGTWDGGRPMLALRADIDALPIPDTKTHVSYRSTSPDRAHACGHDVHTAVVLGAGLVLAELDRQGLLPRPVRLLFQPAEEVLPGGATDAIESGVLDGVGRIVAVHCDPRVDAGRIGLRPGPITSACDRLEVTLTGSGGHTARPHLTTDLVTAAARVAVDAPALLARRMDARSGMSVTWGRIEAGHACNVIPMHAELSGTVRCLDLAAWHEAPDMIHAAIDEIATMHGAKFEINHVRGVPPVVNDPVITELLREAMGARCGAESVEDTEQSLGGEDFSWYLEHVPGAMARLGVRAPGDTAKRDLHRGDFDVDEDAIAVGVEFFTAAALIDGRRTPPSR; this is encoded by the coding sequence ATGTCCCGCGAGTCCCAGCCCCTCCAGCCCGTCGCGTCCGACCGGCCCGAGCTGCCCGGCAAACTTCCGGACCACCTGCGCACCGAACTGATCGCCTTCCGCCGGGACTTGCACATGCACCCGGAGCTCGGACACCAGGAATTCCGCACCACTGCGGCGATCAAGGCCAGGCTTGAGAAAGCCGGCCTGCGACCACGGGTCCTGAAGTCCGGCACGGGCCTGATCTGTGACGTAGGCACCTGGGACGGGGGCCGGCCGATGCTGGCCCTGCGCGCGGACATCGACGCCCTGCCCATTCCTGACACCAAGACGCACGTCTCGTACCGCTCGACCTCCCCCGACCGCGCCCACGCCTGTGGCCACGACGTGCACACGGCCGTCGTCCTCGGAGCCGGCCTCGTCCTCGCCGAGCTCGACCGGCAGGGACTCCTGCCGCGGCCCGTACGGCTCCTCTTCCAGCCCGCCGAGGAGGTGCTCCCCGGCGGAGCCACCGACGCCATCGAGTCCGGGGTGCTGGACGGCGTGGGCCGGATCGTCGCCGTGCACTGCGACCCCCGGGTCGACGCCGGCCGGATCGGACTGAGGCCCGGCCCCATCACCTCCGCCTGCGACCGGCTGGAGGTCACCCTCACCGGCTCCGGCGGGCACACGGCACGGCCGCACCTGACCACCGACCTGGTGACCGCCGCCGCCCGGGTGGCCGTCGACGCCCCCGCCCTGCTCGCCCGCCGGATGGACGCCCGCTCGGGCATGTCGGTCACCTGGGGCCGGATCGAGGCCGGGCACGCCTGCAACGTGATCCCGATGCACGCCGAGCTGTCCGGAACTGTTCGGTGCCTGGACCTGGCCGCCTGGCACGAGGCGCCGGACATGATCCACGCGGCGATCGACGAGATCGCGACGATGCACGGGGCCAAGTTCGAGATCAACCACGTGCGCGGGGTGCCGCCGGTGGTCAACGACCCGGTGATCACCGAGCTGCTCCGCGAGGCGATGGGGGCCCGCTGCGGCGCCGAGTCGGTCGAGGACACCGAGCAGAGCCTGGGCGGGGAGGACTTCTCCTGGTACCTGGAGCACGTCCCGGGCGCCATGGCCCGCCTGGGAGTGCGCGCTCCCGGCGACACCGCCAAGCGCGACCTGCACCGCGGGGACTTCGACGTGGACGAGGACGCGATCGCCGTCGGCGTCGAGTTCTTCACCGCCGCCGCCTTGATCGACGGCCGCCGCACGCCGCCTTCCCGGTAG
- a CDS encoding ABC transporter ATP-binding protein has product MNASSPPLAVELHGITKRFPGVVANKDIAITVRKGTVHALIGENGAGKSTLMKILYGMQKPDEGTIAIDGEQVAFNSPGDAIARGIGMVHQHFMLADNLTVLENIVLGGEKLYGIGAKARKKIMEISDAYGLGVRPDALVEDLGVADRQRVEILKVLYRGAKILILDEPTAVLVPQEVDALFDNLRELKSEGLTVIFISHKLGEVLKVADDITVIRRGTTVGTADPKTATPKQLAELMVGAELPSPETRESTVTDVPMLKVEGLTVLETGGVALAPETSARFVMPTDSIVREGAEVGRRLLDDISLTIHKGEILGIAGVEGNGQTELIEALMGMIHPAAGVITLDGADITKTSVRKRREGGIGYIPEDRHRHGLLLESPLWENRILGHVTEAPNSKKGILDPKAARKDTERIVREYDVRTPGIDVTAASLSGGNQQKLIVGREMSHNPKFLIAAHPTRGVDVGAQAQIWDAIREARREGLAVLLISADLDELIGLSDTLRVIYRGRLVADADPATVTPEELGTAMTGAASGHLEATDNHSAAADGDTTEDEAR; this is encoded by the coding sequence ATCAACGCGTCCAGCCCGCCCCTCGCCGTAGAACTGCACGGCATCACAAAGCGCTTCCCCGGCGTCGTCGCCAACAAGGACATCGCGATCACCGTCCGCAAGGGCACGGTCCATGCCCTCATCGGTGAGAACGGCGCCGGCAAGTCGACTCTGATGAAGATCCTCTACGGCATGCAGAAGCCGGACGAGGGCACCATCGCCATCGACGGGGAACAGGTCGCCTTCAACAGCCCGGGCGACGCCATCGCCCGCGGCATCGGCATGGTGCACCAGCACTTCATGCTCGCCGACAACCTCACCGTCCTGGAGAACATCGTTCTCGGCGGCGAGAAGCTGTACGGCATCGGCGCCAAGGCCCGCAAGAAGATCATGGAGATCTCGGACGCGTACGGCCTCGGCGTGCGCCCCGACGCCCTCGTCGAAGACCTCGGCGTCGCCGACCGCCAGCGCGTGGAGATCCTCAAGGTCCTCTACCGCGGTGCGAAGATCCTCATCCTCGACGAGCCGACCGCAGTGCTCGTGCCGCAGGAGGTGGACGCACTCTTCGACAACCTGCGCGAGCTCAAGTCCGAGGGCCTGACCGTCATCTTCATCTCGCACAAGCTCGGCGAGGTCCTGAAGGTCGCCGACGACATCACCGTCATCCGGCGCGGCACCACGGTCGGCACCGCCGACCCGAAGACCGCCACCCCCAAGCAGCTCGCCGAGCTGATGGTCGGCGCGGAGCTGCCGTCGCCGGAGACCCGCGAGTCGACCGTCACGGACGTTCCGATGCTGAAGGTCGAGGGCCTGACCGTCCTCGAGACCGGAGGCGTCGCTCTCGCCCCCGAGACCTCGGCGCGCTTCGTCATGCCGACGGACTCCATCGTGCGCGAGGGCGCGGAGGTCGGCCGTCGGCTGCTCGACGACATCAGCCTCACCATCCACAAGGGCGAGATCCTCGGCATCGCCGGTGTCGAGGGCAACGGCCAGACGGAACTGATCGAGGCCCTCATGGGCATGATCCACCCCGCGGCGGGCGTGATCACCCTCGACGGCGCGGACATCACCAAGACCTCCGTGCGCAAGCGCCGTGAGGGCGGCATCGGGTACATCCCCGAGGACCGCCACCGCCACGGCCTGCTGCTGGAGTCCCCGCTCTGGGAGAACCGCATCCTCGGCCACGTCACCGAGGCGCCCAACTCCAAGAAGGGCATCCTCGACCCGAAGGCGGCCCGCAAGGACACCGAGCGGATCGTGCGCGAGTACGACGTGCGCACGCCCGGCATCGACGTCACCGCGGCCTCGCTCTCCGGCGGCAACCAGCAGAAGCTGATCGTCGGCCGCGAGATGAGCCACAACCCGAAGTTCCTCATCGCCGCCCACCCCACCCGCGGTGTGGACGTCGGTGCGCAGGCGCAGATCTGGGACGCGATCCGCGAGGCCCGCCGCGAGGGCCTGGCCGTGCTGCTGATCTCCGCCGACCTGGACGAGCTCATCGGCCTGTCCGACACCCTGCGCGTGATCTACCGCGGTCGCCTGGTCGCGGACGCCGACCCCGCCACCGTCACCCCCGAGGAGCTCGGCACCGCCATGACGGGCGCCGCCTCGGGGCACCTGGAAGCAACCGACAACCACTCCGCCGCTGCCGACGGTGACACGACGGAGGACGAGGCCCGATGA
- a CDS encoding BMP family lipoprotein: MRRITRIATVGIASAALALSATACGGKKSSDAAASPSESGGQKSAAIAYDIGGRGDQSFNDAAYAGLKKAETELKIKGAEAEPTDGEGEADKVQRLTELARKGNNPVIGVGFAYAPAIKKVAPKFPNTTFGIIDDTSVTGPNVANMVFNEEQGSYLAGVAAAKASKTGTVGFIGGVEVPLIKKFEAGFAQGVKDTNPNAKVLSAYLTQPPNFDGFAKPDLGKAAAQGQLDAGADVIYAAAGLAGSGAIEAASAKGKWAIGVDSDQYNQAGLAKYKDSILTSVTKDVSDSVFNLIKSVEDGKPTTGEIRYGLDKDGVGLADSNPKYKEMADVIAAVEKAKADIIAKKITVKTAP, from the coding sequence TTGCGCCGGATCACCAGGATCGCCACCGTGGGCATCGCGTCCGCGGCGCTGGCCCTCTCGGCCACCGCCTGTGGCGGTAAGAAGTCCTCTGACGCTGCCGCCTCCCCCTCGGAGTCGGGCGGCCAGAAGTCCGCAGCCATCGCGTACGACATCGGTGGCCGCGGCGACCAGTCGTTCAACGATGCCGCCTACGCCGGTCTGAAGAAGGCCGAGACGGAGCTGAAGATCAAGGGCGCCGAGGCGGAGCCCACCGACGGCGAGGGCGAGGCCGACAAGGTCCAGCGCCTCACCGAGCTGGCCCGCAAGGGCAACAACCCGGTCATCGGCGTCGGCTTCGCCTACGCCCCGGCCATCAAGAAGGTCGCCCCGAAGTTCCCGAACACCACGTTCGGCATCATCGACGACACCTCGGTGACCGGCCCGAACGTCGCCAACATGGTCTTCAACGAGGAGCAGGGCTCCTACCTGGCCGGCGTCGCCGCCGCCAAGGCGTCCAAGACCGGCACGGTCGGCTTCATCGGCGGTGTCGAGGTCCCGCTGATCAAGAAGTTCGAGGCGGGCTTCGCCCAGGGCGTCAAGGACACCAACCCGAACGCCAAGGTGCTCTCCGCGTACCTGACCCAGCCGCCGAACTTCGACGGTTTCGCCAAGCCCGACCTGGGCAAGGCCGCCGCGCAGGGCCAGCTCGACGCGGGCGCCGACGTGATCTACGCCGCCGCCGGTCTGGCCGGTTCCGGTGCCATCGAGGCTGCCTCGGCCAAGGGCAAGTGGGCCATCGGCGTCGACTCCGACCAGTACAACCAGGCCGGTCTGGCGAAGTACAAGGACTCCATCCTGACCTCGGTCACCAAGGACGTCTCGGACTCCGTCTTCAACCTGATCAAGTCGGTCGAGGACGGCAAGCCCACCACCGGTGAGATCCGCTACGGCCTGGACAAGGACGGCGTCGGCCTGGCCGACTCCAACCCGAAGTACAAGGAGATGGCCGACGTCATCGCCGCGGTGGAGAAGGCCAAGGCCGACATCATCGCCAAGAAGATCACCGTCAAGACCGCTCCGTAA